DNA sequence from the Acanthochromis polyacanthus isolate Apoly-LR-REF ecotype Palm Island chromosome 5, KAUST_Apoly_ChrSc, whole genome shotgun sequence genome:
TTAAACACTCAAAATAATGACAATTATTGAACAAAATGCCTTTTAATTGATGTTTCTGCTGATGTTTTGTTCAATCTGGATGCATTATTGTTCCCGAAACTTAGTGCATATActcaaaaaataatgaaaaatgaattaaaactcAACGCGGTAAGTATTAAATGTTCATGAAAATGCATGACACAGTAGCTTTCATCAATTTTAGGATAAACGAAATGTATGCAGCATGTTTATATGACAGCAAGTTgtgcaatttcaacattttgacaAACATATCCACTTTTTTCTCACCTTAGTGTCTCGTTTGACAGGATTTCCGAGGTCGCATTCAACTTGGGAGCCATTCGGGTTAGCCTGACACCTCATCTACAGTCAGGAAATATGATATAATATGATACCACCTCTATGACATGAATTTGAGACTGTATTTTTCTTAGCAGAGCTCACACCTGTGGTGGGATCCTGGAGCCGGCGTATGACAGGGTGTTTGGTAAAGATACGAGCAGCTGAGCGGCGTGAGCGTCATCGCCATCCTCTTCAGGGTTCAGAGGGTCAGAGGGCATGTTGGTGACGGTGATCTCCAGAACCACCAGCCGCTGGTCTGACAGAGAAAACACCTGCACGTCATCCTCATCTCTGCATGAAGACAAAGGACACAGTGGGGACAGAAGTAAACACATTGCTCAGCTAGTGGCATATCAACACTCTCTGAAGTACGGGCGCAAATGtgttaaacagaagaaaaataatttattattattttgtatgaATACATAATCTGGCGCATTTTTACTCATACAGCAGAAAAATCCAGCAGTCCCTTCATTGTATATAAAATGGTTATCCTTCTTTCAcataaaattttgtcttttcagcTTCTGACCCATCAGGACGACACATTCAGTGGAGACTTTTGCAGATATAAAGCTTATAAAATTGTTGTATTTAGGTGAGAAACACATATTCAAATGGTGAAAACTAAAGCTAAATGGATAAAATTTCTTATTATGAAAGCCAAACTATAgattaatcatttattaatgCCTATACAACATcaagaaatgattaaataatGAATAGTTACTCCATTAAAGCTTTTGAAAAGGTAACTTCCTATAATTTAGTACCAAGCAATTAATTTAACAAACATTAAATCAAGTGAATGTTCAAGTCTTAACACCAAACGgaccaaaaaacagacattattCCCATTGCATACACAAAACTTTGTTGGTGTGTAGGTTGCTAGGCAACAGTTTACATCATCATATCCATCAGCTCATGCAGAAATGAGTGGACAGGTACTAACTTTGGCAGGGGGGTGAAGAGGTCAGAGTTCAGGGGTGTTGTTCCAAACTGATAGTTCAGCTTCAGGTTGCTCTGGCAGGTTTTGTCGGTGCCACATCCTTCTCTCAGGAAGTTCACctttaggggttaaatcagaCCAATGTCAGGCTGTGGATGAACTGCACATCTGCGAGGGCATTCTCTATCTACTAACAGGTTTTTAAGTAGTGAGCAGAattattttttcaacaaaattgttcaaaatccACTGTCTCCAGCTTCTCGTAATAGAAAATGGCCAACAAGATGTCAAATTTAGAAACTATGTGCATTGTGATCAGGTTtcttcactattttctgacataaaTGATTGATCAGTTAGTTTAGAACATAGTCACCAGATTAAttgacagtaaaacatttttttgcatttctgttgtACATCTGCATGCGTATAAAGACTGTTTAACAGCAGATATTAGTAAAAGGgtaaataaaactgcagcaaacTACGCTAGTTAGAAGGTAGAGAGGATACATCAGCATAGGAACATTTCAGTCGATTGTGCTTTATTAAAATTTCATGGAGCCCTACACTCGGTTTATGGATGTTTCTTGCAGCACTAGTGTTCAACTGGGATGCATGCAAAGTACCTCTGTTGTAACAAAAGAATCAAGCAATCAAGCATGTCATATGTGAAAATAACATGTTAAATTGCTGTATAAAAGAGTCTAAATTAAAGCAGAGGGGCTATGTTGATGGAAAACATTCTATAAAGCATTGGCTTGTTTATGCAGTAATCCGTAGCCCATTAAAATTTAACCCAACcacaaaaaaagtttgttttgttaCTGACCTCAGAATGCAGTGTGTTAGAGGGGGAGACATTGAGTATAGGAGGCAGCTTCTCCAACTTCTTGGCAGAGTGTCTGCGTGGCGGCTGGGACTTGATCGTGTAGGTTATCGCCAATGAGATGGGACGCAGTTTGTCACGTATACTCTCCTATATAGATAGAAGATAACACAATAATGGCCAATCAGAGATTTGGACTAGAGGTTGGGGTCAGATTTTTGACTGccatatataaaatatatcatGAAAAAGAACAGTATCAATGCACTaaaagtaaagcaaaaaaacacattgtacAAGTATAAATCCAGTATATTTCCCACTACTTGAATAAAACAGAGAACCCAAACAGTAAGCTACCAGTTATACGTTACTGACATGCAGCTGGAAGACAGCGGTGGTGCACACAGGTTGAAGCTGTCGATGCAGCTCCACCTCCTCTGTCTGCGTATACTCGGGCTCCAGTGAGCTGCGGCCCAGGAAGTTAACGCGGTGCGGGAGGCCAAGCTTCCTACGCTCGGTGTCAGCTTCAAAGTGCACCACAAGGGCTTGAAGGGGAGTAGGATGGGATGATGCATAGAGTGAGACAGAGTGATGGAAATACAGAAATGtcaggacacacacagagagcacTTAAAGAGCCCACCAGGGCCAGAGCATATAGGAAGTATTACACAGCTGTGATTTAATCCTAATAAAGTCTACTGTTACCTCACAGATAAGGTCTACTCTAAATAGAAATGACTGCTGCCACTGTGGGGAGTGACATGAAGTCCCACATGAGAGAAGAACAAGTTTAAAAACCGGGGTCAGACTTACTAATGTGTGGAGAGTAGTGGACAGGGTGGGCTGTGAAGGTGAAGCAGGCCTTGACCTCCACACTAAACAAGAAAAGGGGTAGATAGTGAACAAAATACATGTTTAGAAGCTTTTGAACTAtacaaattatgtttttaaaatcaagGTTTAGTTATCTTGGTATTTTTTGACATTGTCAGTGCTTACCAGACGCCATCTCTGCCTTTGCAGTTGTTCTGCTCCAGATCGATGTATTGAGGTTCAATAGATCTGATCTCTCTGATCACATGGATGACTGGACGAGACCTTGAGGATAGAAAAAAGCACAATTTCTATAGGAAAAATTATGACTACCTGATGTAAAAACTATGATACAGACACAAGATTTATGACCCCACTTGTATTTCACACATATCATCACAGGTGAGGCATCTTTATTGTCTAATAAGACATGACTCTGATATTTAagatttaagaaaaatatttaaataagaaCATATCTGATCTGATTTGAATGGTTTCAAAACTCACCTGAACAGAACCACTGAGTCATTTAGAGACCCTACTGCCACATCTGGATAGTGATTGTTGTCGATATCCAAACCACCTGAGATGGAGTATCCAAATCGTCTCACATCAAAGTCTCGGCCGTCCAGCACCTAATGGGTTAAAGAAAAGTGATGCTCAGTCTCATATGCGTCTTTCCTTCATTCAGTCTTTTCACCTTTATCCCTTAGTTcttcttttatatatatattgttcaTGACATATGTAAACTTACCTGAGCAGGTTTTGTCTCAATTCCAGCATCTGAGCCTCTGTAGATGAAAACTTTTCCGTGTCCATCAAATGGTGCTCCCACAGCAATATCTgcatagacagaaaacagcattcAGTTATGCTGTAAAAGTTTTAAACCTAAACCAAACAGTGATACTTCTGTTCAGTTTCGATTGATATTGTTTTAAGGAAGACCTCAAGACTTATACATTTTCAGTGGCTTTTGGGTTTTTGGCTGCTCTCAGtatgtcatatttttgtattttattccatTCTATTTTACTTTTAGATGTAGGATTAGGGTgattttttattggttttatcctgttttgatattttctacATAATGTTGTTGCTGCCTGTCTGATAACACATACAGCACTTTGATTAGCTCCGGTTGTTTCAAATGTGCTAATTACAAACaactgatttgatttgatacAGATATGAatgttccagatgttatcaAAAATGCTAACtggtatattaaaaaaaaaaaaagcttatatGATTTTCAACTTGCCCATCAAAAAGCagtaatgacatttttattttaaataacagcagTCTGAGATTATTTAAGCCCAGATCTTTGTTAAAGATAACACTGTCTCctggaacatgacaaagacctGAGCTCATTCATTCACCCAGtacattaaataaacactgCTCCCACCTCCGTATCCATCCTGGTCCAGATCTCCAATGTTGGTGACTGTCATCCCAAACATGGAGTCATACGTCCCGTTGAGGCGGATGGGACGAGCCTGATCGTCCCAGTGGCCAAAGGGGTTCAGATACACATAAACGGCTCCACCAATTTCTGCTTTCCGGTCAAAAAAGTTAGGAGCTCCAACAATCAGGTCAGTCCAGCTAGGGAcagaaaacaaggcaaaaaaacacCAATTATTTCTGGAGTCACCTCTGAGTCACTACTAGATTGTTTTGTACTTAAATGCAAATGTAAGGTATTGTTCTTGAGTTTATGTCACTACAAACTAGAGAAAACTATGaataatttcaacagtttttaagAAGAAATGTTACCTTTCTGTCTTGAGGGTTTTTTTAATAGTGTAGCACTTCTACTTTTAGTAACACTGGTCACAATGCCGTGTTTTATTTATGACCAttatccagactgactttacaTTCAGCTTCTCCTCACCCGTCCCTGTTGAGATCCGTGGTGGCTACTGAGTATCCGAATGAAGACGCCAGCTCCTCCCCCCAGAAGATGTGCTGTGGCACCAGCCGGTACACGTTGTCCTTCTTCAGCAGCAACACCGCCCCTGTATGGTTGGCCCGTGGTGCACCGGCCACGAAGGTCAGCTCCCCGAGGCTCATTATCCCCATGGCCGAGTCCACAGAAAATCCTGGAAGAAGAGGAATaagataaaaaagaagaaagaggaagaagaagaggaggaggaggaagggtcAGGGGTTAATATTGACTGTGGGGTTCAGAGGCTCATCTCCTCTCAGTGTGCCATGTTCTGCTCATCTCCTTACTAATGAAATGTGTGCCTTAAGTGACTATTGATTTTATGCCAAACTCATGATGGCTGTAAACGTTGTGTGTGCCGTGTTTGCAGATGGTTGTAAGCCTGTTGGCAAAAGCAGAAAGGCCGGTTGTGACAGTAACAGGGGGGAGATGTATCGGCCTCCGTCTAATGTCTCAGGAGACGCTGCAGCTCTGCACCAGTTGCCTCTGGCGAAGGCAGTATGTAAACATGGTGGGAGGAGGACGTTAATCAGATTTATTACCTAAAGCATCCCCTGCTTTGTGTGGGTGTGCTGTGAAAATATGCAtctacacgtgtgtgtgtgtgtgtgaaggaatGTGAAGATGTGCTTGCATGTAAATCAAATAAAGCAAAGGAGTGAATAAGAAGTGGGGGGGGTATTTACTTTATGTGCAGAAATTTTCTCATCAAGCTGCGAAAAATAACATGTATATCAAACATTTCAAGCTAACACAAGCAATTGCATGCTTTgctagtttaaaaaaagaaaaagcaagcaGAGGGTGAGAAAAATAATCTATCAGCACACGGAGGACATTTGTTAGTCCTGAGTAAACATGCAGAAGGAGacacaacagagacacacagggaGCAGCTCCAGGGTGGCAGGTGTGGAATGCAACATCGCAGCTCCTATAAAACCAGCGGACGGAGAATAGGTGCTGCTTTTTCCCTCACCGGGTGGCTTTTAACACACATGCTCTCAACAAGGTCGACACTGTAAAGCTTAATAGGGAATAGAAGCCTAACGGAGCACAAGGTTTTCAAAGGAGATGGGGACCCTGCGTGAGCCGAGCAAAGGCGCTAAATTCAATAAACAGCTTGGTCTAGGTTCATTATTTAGGCCAAGGACGTTATTTGTAAAGAGTGGAAGCCATTTCAGATGGTTTCTTTCCTCTAATTTCAGTCTACAGGTGTTTTTTTCATCTTATATTGTTAATTTAGTAATATTTCTATGTCAACATCTAATCTGATGTGCAGCTGTGCATAACTTGACccaataaatacaaattattCAGTAAATATCTGTTTAAGGGTAAAAACATCACCTGATTGGTACTTACATGCCACATTCTACATATATTATTAGACATTTTATCCACATTTCACCCTCAACACATTCACTGAGtttaatttcacatatttttatttgcatggtgtgacaaaaaaatttttttctttttacttaaaACTCAAGATGTAGGCAGGACTAAAGATTTCAGTTTCAGCCTGATGAAacttaaatgtaaaatgatgtATATGCAACAAATTAAAAGAGCCTTCATTGTTTTGACAATGACAATATGGGAATATAATAAagccttttctttgtcattttagccAAACACTCCGCAAAGAGGAGATTCTATAAACAGGATTTGATTTGGCCCTGAAGGAGGTAAAAGggatgttttggttttattcatCCAGACTCTTTCTTCACATGAATCAATGGTTTTACTGTTTATATGTGGCCACATTTTAGCAGCAGTTGAAATCCTGTGACACTTGAGATCCAACAGTTGCTGCACATTTCTCCAACAGTCCCTGTCATTTTAGTGAGCATGCATAGGTGTGGCACATCATCTGGTTAGGATCAATGGAAGCATGTGAGTTATAAATGAAGGCTAAAAGGTCATGTGAGAATTAGTGTTGTCAAGGAGACGGCTCAATACGGCGAGGGAGAGGGTAAGCAGGCTCGGAGGAATGTGAATAAAGAGATTTATAGCAGATACACACACTTAGTTGGAAATAATAACTGCAACctcacaaaacaataaacaggCCCTGTTCAGCAGAGGGCGGGTCGTTACCCACAGACACTGAAGATTCATAACTAATGTCTCACAGCGCTTTcttcaaaacaaaagaacaagcTATCTTTTGGAGCTGCATGAAGGATAATGTCAGTCTGTCAGTTCACCACTGGTCGATTTAAGATTACAATGAAAGTTTGTACAAATATCCATGGTGCCCATTAATGAACCAACTCCACTGTCTTTGGTGATCCCTGGTATTTGTGTATAAATATCAAGCGGCTGTAGGCACATTTTGCCTGTCATGTCTACacattttaaggttttcatGTGCCATTGTAGGGCATTAAAATAATACGCGACAGTAATTGTCAGGAGGAGAGGTAATTTGTCATGACTATGTGGTATACAATCATATGCAAAAAGACattctaaaaacatgtttttatattcGCAAAATTGGCAAATCACTGAATTTGATATCCATCTTACCCTCAGGCAAATTAATCCAACTTTGGTTATTCCTTTATTTGGCATACAGAGTTATCATCTTATCAAAATTTCAAATTGTTTAATATGTAGTTATAAAATACCTAATAAAAACAGTCCAACCTcaccagaaaaaatacattacagcGACAATATTGTGAATATCTCCGGTGAGGGATCAATAAAATTTATTGTATCTTAATGCTGGTCAGTTGTTCAGAGGGGTTTGAATGACCCATATTTATAAAGACAAACTGTTGTAAGCATGTCAATAAGTTCATGTAGACTCTCTGAACTTTTCAGAGTTGCGACAATGTTGTCACAGTAGCTCCTTTTAGACGGCGCGTGACTCATCACCGTGGTAAccaagaaaacagaggagaagccTATTGCAGATTTGAAAGCGTCTAATTTAACCCAAAACGTGAGATTTTCCGGAACTTAACCAAATAGTTTAGTCTAGTATAGTaactaacaaaacaaaatctgaaTATGGAtaagaaaataacaataataataaagaaatattgAGTCAACTACATCTAAAAATGATGGTTCGACTTGGGGTATGGACCTCATTCTCCCTTGTGAACAAGCTCTGAAAGACTTACGGCACTGCCTTGCCTACCTCCTCCAATCACAGCCTTTAGTCCTTTCTTATAGTACCTCAATTAGCAAAACAATTATTTGCAGTGCAAAGTTTTGGGAGTCATTGGCAATCAATCTTTTCTGTCGTTTAGATGTGAGGACGTGTTTAAAAAACTTATGCCATTCTCATCACCCTCCattgtactttgtgtttagtgctAATTAGCTACAGGTTAGCATGCTGAGACTCAAAACTAAGGTGGAGAACATGTCAAACATCATACCAGCTAAACACCAGCATGTTCTCATGATCACTGTGGACATGTCAGTACgctgatgttagcatttagctcaaagtaGAGAATGAGCTGTGAGGTTCAGCTTAGTAAAACTACAGCAATCGTCAGTAAAACCACCACCAAGATACCCTGGAAAGCTTCATCCGGACAAACACATGCAGCGGGCTCGACACACTAAAGACAACAAAGATCTACAGACAGAACACACAGACAACCTCCTGCTACTCAAAGAGACAACCATCTTTTTAATTCAACAGCtagttagacaaaaaaaaatagccgtgaaacaaatcaaactgaataattttacagaataaatttacagttttggatgGCTGTCTCTTTATAACAGTAAAGACAAGGTCTGACCTAGAACTACACTAAAATCTATAGACACCATGTGGAATTAGGAGACAGGACTAAGACAAAGACGGAGAGGAAGAATGTCCACTACAAGCCCAATCCCAGGtccaaacaacaacagcaacacttCAGGCCTACAAACCTAAGTAGCTATTATGAGCTACATCCTCAAACGGTGTGGGCCGGTTGGTGGGCTCCAGAGTTTTGTACAGCAGTGCATCTTCAATGGGGCTAGCCATGAACAAGAGCCCTGAGGCCCaaaaaacaggaagagaaagacagaaggagacagagggaggaggagcgTGGGAGGGGAGTGATGGGATGGTGAGGGTAACAGAAGAGtgacaagagagaaaaaaagaggggggAGAGGGAAGTGCAGGTGAGACAGGTGGTGATTGATTGGTGCTTTGTTTTCGTGGCATTGCAGCGGTTCGTCCTGCAAAAACCGCCTGGTACCTGGAGGAGAGACGTCACTTTGGGCTCAGATTGCACTGTAAACCACCCTCTTAAAGTAAGGAgatgttttcctcttttcagACGAGGGCGGTGGCTGGTATGCGGATAACATcattgtagtgttttttttgggACATACAGTGTTTGCCTTGTTCGGGAGCAAATACTGGCATCATAAGAATTCACGTCAGGCCACATGTCTACCCACAATGAGAAAGAGCTCAAATAATGAGGTGGAGTCATATTCAGGGTGTTATGAGTCATACACAGATAGGCTCAGCCAGAAATAATCCCCAGGGAAAGACAGGGACACTGAAACAAGTTTTCCCTCAACCGGTCGGAGGCAGTTTAGCAGCAGCTACTGTTCCCATGGTCGAGTCGGCCATGTTGGAGTGCAGTCTGAGCCCTGGTGTCGTCCCTCCCCCGGCCCTCTCTTTCTCTACTGTGCACAGGCAGCAGTGAGCAGGGAGGGCGAATCCTACCCAGGTAACTGTGGTAGGGCACAGGGATGAGCTGGGCATTAAGTTGTTTCTGATCTGCCACCTCGTAGGGTCCGTCGTCATAGTAACCGAGGTCGAGCAGAGTCTGGTTGAAGAGCTGGACGCGCATCTCACCTGGAGAGGAAGCAGGTGAAGGCACAGCAAAGCAACAAGAAAACATTTGCACAATGTCTTACACAGCAGACAAAACACCAGAtacacacaagcaaacacacacacacacgagtgAAGTTCTACAATATGAGCTACATACTGATCAGTGTAGTGCATTATTTTACTAGttaatgtacaaaaaataaacatacttTACCATTTCATACAAACATGATATGATAAAATTCACATGCAGCATTGGTTTTCGATCAAACTGTGACTTtgcaaagaaaagacaaaattaaaattCACAAATAACAAGTTGGCAAAATGTTTCCTTATGATTTTTCTTAAGTTATCTCACCAACAGTTGcaatttacttttaattttagcCATAAACAGTTCCTTTATTCCTATGGTGCATTGCACTGTGTGAAACAAGCATTCAccatttgcagtatttttaattTCCATACTTTTCCATTATGAACTCACTGCAAACTCAAAACCTGCTTAGAATTTGtggatcaaataaataaatttgaattcATCCAAGATGGTCACACAGTGTCTATCCGTTTAAGTACATATTCTTTACCATGGACACAGTGGATAGGCTTTCTAAAATATCATTTAGTGAAATGAGAAGCATCAGTTGCATCTAGCAGACTACACACAGACTTACATTGCAATGTTTTACAATGTGAATTATATAAATTAAGACTGTAGGGCAGCAAAGCACAGCATTGATCTCATGTGGCAGCCTATGACAATAAATTATAAATCAATCCAGTAACTGATTTCTACATCAGATAAATCTCAGGGCTTTCTTTAATTAAGTGCGGCCACTGTGCTGCATAATTTCACTTTCAATCAATAGATTGAGGTATAAATTAATGGCATTGTCCTATTAATAGCACTACTTTCATTAGGCAGTTTACATGGATTGCCTTTTTTCCTCGAGCTTACAGTTCACATATTATATGTTTTTACATCCACTGTTTGCACGCGAGAAAAAGTCTTTGAGGCAATCATATGACGGGTGTCAGCTCTTTATATCTATGCATTCCCAAATGACACCACACAGATTTACTGAGGGTtgatttggacaaaaaaagaaacaagctTGCCAAAGTCAGACACTTTACCTTTCCAGTTGTATGTTCCTGGAGCCCCAAATAGAATGAAGTTGTTGTCTGGGGTGAAACTGACAGACAGGCCCTGCTGACAGAAACCAAACTGCTCGTGTCCCTGCGGCCGACCCTCACAGAACTTCCATTCCCCTCCATCCAGGTCATCTCGTTCAGTCAGGTCTTCACTCAGGACGTAGCAGCGCCCGATGGGATCCCGAGTCTCTGAAGGTTTACTGACACGTTGCCTCAGCTCATACAGGTGAGCACAGGTCTGGTGAGGGACATGGATGTCATGTCTAAACAGAATCATTCTCAATATTGTTGAGTCATGTGGAAAAATCTA
Encoded proteins:
- the itga7 gene encoding integrin alpha-7 isoform X2, which produces MADPVGHGNTASPSSRPSHRWTTLIWALLTLLCQVRGFNLDTTHTLHKLGDQGTFFGFSLALHQQLTPDPQSWILVGAPQAAGQGKLRGSRPGALFRCPITPEEYDCERVDIDGDVKWERESKDNQWLGVTVKSQGIGGKVVTCAHLYELRQRVSKPSETRDPIGRCYVLSEDLTERDDLDGGEWKFCEGRPQGHEQFGFCQQGLSVSFTPDNNFILFGAPGTYNWKGLLFMASPIEDALLYKTLEPTNRPTPFEDVAHNSYLGFSVDSAMGIMSLGELTFVAGAPRANHTGAVLLLKKDNVYRLVPQHIFWGEELASSFGYSVATTDLNRDGWTDLIVGAPNFFDRKAEIGGAVYVYLNPFGHWDDQARPIRLNGTYDSMFGMTVTNIGDLDQDGYGDIAVGAPFDGHGKVFIYRGSDAGIETKPAQVLDGRDFDVRRFGYSISGGLDIDNNHYPDVAVGSLNDSVVLFRSRPVIHVIREIRSIEPQYIDLEQNNCKGRDGVCVEVKACFTFTAHPVHYSPHITLVVHFEADTERRKLGLPHRVNFLGRSSLEPEYTQTEEVELHRQLQPVCTTAVFQLHESIRDKLRPISLAITYTIKSQPPRRHSAKKLEKLPPILNVSPSNTLHSEVNFLREGCGTDKTCQSNLKLNYQFGTTPLNSDLFTPLPKDEDDVQVFSLSDQRLVVLEITVTNMPSDPLNPEEDGDDAHAAQLLVSLPNTLSYAGSRIPPQMRCQANPNGSQVECDLGNPVKRDTKLKFSINLSTANITIVTTELTVDLLLTTISEQPDLAPVTAFAKVVIELPLSVSGLARPHQLFFSGTVRGESAMASLEDIGSPVDFEFVVSNPGQALQTLGSAFLNIMWPYELANEKWLLYPASLNFEGHPDTHCSNTGALNPLTLQSSSPEELQPANHTVRRTRRSHPEEEGQVTTKGSVGRTTPAVAASERRKSLKLDCLLGSARCVLFQCPLHSFSGQAVLKIHARLWNSSFIEEFPAVSALELLVRANITVKSTIKHLVLRDASAQVPVMIYPEPGLADQYWIPWWIILIAILAGILLLTLLVCILWKCGFFQRAQYKDKLPQYHAVKIPREDRPQFQTEKSGGVHKKEWATHWSDGTS
- the itga7 gene encoding integrin alpha-7 isoform X1 — translated: MADPVGHGNTASPSSRPSHRWTTLIWALLTLLCQVRGFNLDTTHTLHKLGDQGTFFGFSLALHQQLTPDPQSWILVGAPQAAGQGKLRGSRPGALFRCPITPEEYDCERVDIDGDVKWERESKDNQWLGVTVKSQGIGGKVVTCAHLYELRQRVSKPSETRDPIGRCYVLSEDLTERDDLDGGEWKFCEGRPQGHEQFGFCQQGLSVSFTPDNNFILFGAPGTYNWKGEMRVQLFNQTLLDLGYYDDGPYEVADQKQLNAQLIPVPYHSYLGFSVDSAMGIMSLGELTFVAGAPRANHTGAVLLLKKDNVYRLVPQHIFWGEELASSFGYSVATTDLNRDGWTDLIVGAPNFFDRKAEIGGAVYVYLNPFGHWDDQARPIRLNGTYDSMFGMTVTNIGDLDQDGYGDIAVGAPFDGHGKVFIYRGSDAGIETKPAQVLDGRDFDVRRFGYSISGGLDIDNNHYPDVAVGSLNDSVVLFRSRPVIHVIREIRSIEPQYIDLEQNNCKGRDGVCVEVKACFTFTAHPVHYSPHITLVVHFEADTERRKLGLPHRVNFLGRSSLEPEYTQTEEVELHRQLQPVCTTAVFQLHESIRDKLRPISLAITYTIKSQPPRRHSAKKLEKLPPILNVSPSNTLHSEVNFLREGCGTDKTCQSNLKLNYQFGTTPLNSDLFTPLPKDEDDVQVFSLSDQRLVVLEITVTNMPSDPLNPEEDGDDAHAAQLLVSLPNTLSYAGSRIPPQMRCQANPNGSQVECDLGNPVKRDTKLKFSINLSTANITIVTTELTVDLLLTTISEQPDLAPVTAFAKVVIELPLSVSGLARPHQLFFSGTVRGESAMASLEDIGSPVDFEFVVSNPGQALQTLGSAFLNIMWPYELANEKWLLYPASLNFEGHPDTHCSNTGALNPLTLQSSSPEELQPANHTVRRTRRSHPEEEGQVTTKGSVGRTTPAVAASERRKSLKLDCLLGSARCVLFQCPLHSFSGQAVLKIHARLWNSSFIEEFPAVSALELLVRANITVKSTIKHLVLRDASAQVPVMIYPEPGLADQYWIPWWIILIAILAGILLLTLLVCILWKCGFFQRAQYKDKLPQYHAVKIPREDRPQFQTEKSGGVHKKEWATHWSDGTS